One window of Ancylothrix sp. D3o genomic DNA carries:
- a CDS encoding HNH endonuclease, whose amino-acid sequence MTINELTRQLVRKRAGYLCEYCHSPEKISTSRFTIDHIQPRSLGGSDNLDNLALACSRCNQRRYNFMVGKDVETSAILPLFNPRQQQWSEHFIWNADATMIVGTTPIGRATCERLDLNDVRYKGERSIQEARELWVQAGWHPPSEDPQQLE is encoded by the coding sequence GTGCGGAAACGCGCAGGCTACCTGTGCGAATATTGCCACTCTCCAGAAAAAATCAGCACCTCTCGTTTCACTATCGATCATATCCAGCCTCGCTCTCTAGGTGGTTCCGACAATCTTGATAACCTAGCTCTAGCTTGCAGTCGCTGTAACCAACGTCGTTATAACTTCATGGTGGGTAAGGATGTAGAAACCTCAGCAATTCTACCCTTATTCAATCCACGTCAACAGCAATGGTCTGAGCATTTCATCTGGAACGCAGACGCCACAATGATTGTTGGCACAACTCCTATTGGGCGAGCCACTTGTGAACGTCTCGATCTCAACGACGTTCGTTATAAGGGAGAACGTTCTATCCAAGAAGCTCGTGAGCTATGGGTTCAGGCTGGCTGGCATCCTCCCTCAGAAGACCCCCAGCAGCTTGAGTAA